The following are encoded together in the Peromyscus leucopus breed LL Stock chromosome 1, UCI_PerLeu_2.1, whole genome shotgun sequence genome:
- the Rps5 gene encoding 40S ribosomal protein S5 codes for MTEWETATPAVAETPDIKLFGKWSTDDVQINDISLQDYIAVKEKYAKYLPHSAGRYAAKRFRKAQCPIVERLTNSMMMHGRNNGKKLMTVRIVKHAFEIIHLLTGENPLQVLVNAIINSGPREDSTRIGRAGTVRRQAVDVSPLRRVNQAIWLLCTGAREAAFRNIKTIAECLADELINAAKGSSNSYAIKKKDELERVAKSNR; via the exons ATGACGGAGTGGGAGACAGCCACACCAGCGGTAGCAGAAACCCCAGACATCAAGCTCTTTGGGAAATGGAGCACTGATGATGTGCAGATCAACGATATTTCTCTACAG GATTACATTGCTGTGAAGGAGAAGTATGCCAAGTACCTGCCCCACAGTGCGGGGCGGTATGCTGCCAAGCGCTTCCGCAAAGCCCAGTGCCCCATTGTGGAGCGCCTCACTAACTCCATGATGATGCATGGCCGCAACAACGGCAAGAAGCTTATGACTGTCCGAATCGTCAAGCATGCCTTTGAGATCATCCACCTGCTCACCGGTGAG AACCCTCTGCAGGTCCTGGTGAACGCCATCATCAACAGTGGCCCCCGGGAAGACTCAACCCGAATTGGGCGAGCTGGGACTGTGAGACGTCAGGCTGTGGATGTGTCCCCACTGCGCCGTGTGAATCAG GCCATCTGGCTGCTGTGCACAGGAGCTCGTGAGGCCGCTTTCAGGAACATTAAGACGATTGCTGAGTGCCTTGCAGATGAGCTCATCAATGCTGCCAAG GGCTCCTCCAACTCCTACGCCATCAAGAAGAAAGATGAGCTGGAGCGTGTGGCCAAGTCTAACCGCTGA
- the Rnf225 gene encoding RING finger protein 225, which yields MPCPRLLWFRRHRASQGSSPGSPGTLSAPTSPSRGENEDAEEEEGDGNPGDSPILPPASPMECLICVSPFDGVFKLPKRLDCGHVFCLECLARLSLATAGGGDAVACPMCRAPTRLAPRRGLPALPTQPSLLPREARVAPLCQGSVRFDRRRGLLYLRPPPPSPGPRKSRAVRAPPPPPPLRLGRPLSRRLSVSSPTWAFNAAVALAVLVAAGLVVSGVYIFFLIPHVTTSGLARPQVVALAPEPSFWQPPRPTPMASWTHTWMPRPTKPDLDLDSTLPEATKDTPELEEATKDPGTLDTLPDQTPKAETDLGWNLQAQDAGKRL from the coding sequence ATGCCGTGTCCTCGGCTCCTCTGGTTCCGCCGCCACCGAGCCTCCCAGGGCTCAAGCCCGGGCTCCCCAGGTACCCTCTCTGCACCCACGTCCCCTAGCAGAGGCGAAAATGAGGacgcagaggaggaggagggcgatGGCAACCCGGGCGACAGCCCCATCCTGCCCCCTGCATCCCCCATGGAGTGCCTTATCTGCGTGTCACCCTTCGACGGCGTTTTCAAGCTACCAAAACGCCTGGACTGCGGCCACGTCTTCTGTCTCGAGTGCCTGGCCCGCCTATCCCTGGCTACGGCGGGTGGCGGTGACGCAGTGGCTTGCCCCATGTGCCGTGCGCCCACGCGCTTGGCCCCGCGCCGGGGGCTTCCCGCTCTACCCACGCAGCCAAGTCTGCTGCCTCGCGAGGCGCGCGTGGCACCCCTATGCCAGGGCTCCGTGCGATTCGACCGCCGCCGAGGGCTCCTGTACCTGCGACCACCGCCACCGTCCCCGGGGCCACGCAAGAGTCGCGCAGTGCGTGCCCCGCCGCCTCCACCTCCGCTGCGCCTCGGCCGCCCGCTGTCGCGTCGCCTGTCCGTGAGCAGCCCCACATGGGCCTTCAACGCGGCTGTGGCTCTGGCGGTGCTGGTGGCCGCGGGCCTCGTTGTCTCTGGTGTCTATATCTTCTTCCTCATCCCTCATGTCACCACCTCCGGCCTTGCGCGGCCTCAGGTTGTAGCTCTAGCCCCCGAGCCTAGCTTCTGGCAACCGCCGAGGCCCACACCAATGGCATCCTGGACCCACACCTGGATGCCACGGCCCACAAAGCCTGATCTAGACCTGGATAGTACCCTGCCAGAGGCTACCAAGGACACGCCAGAGCTTGAGGAGGCTACCAAGGACCCAGGGACCCTGGATACACTACCAGATCAAACACCTAAGGCAGAGACTGACCTTGGCTGGAACCTGCAGGCACAGGATGCTGGGAAAAGGTTGTAA